Proteins from one Puntigrus tetrazona isolate hp1 unplaced genomic scaffold, ASM1883169v1 S000000746, whole genome shotgun sequence genomic window:
- the LOC122335267 gene encoding sodium-dependent neutral amino acid transporter B(0)AT1-like isoform X1, translating to MKLKLKLPNPGLDERIPSHAELEKLELEEAGERPQWDNKAQYMLTCVGFCVGLGNVWRFPYLCQSHGGGAFMIPFLILLVLEGIPLLHLEFAIGQRLRKGSVGVWRSINPYLVGVGIASMLVSFLVGMYYNTIIAWVMWYFFNSFQDPLPWSQCPVNENRTGFVSECERSSPVDYFWYRKTLNTTPVIEDSGGLQWWIVLCLFCAWTLLWVCCLRGIETTGKAVYVTSTLPYLVLTIFLIRGLTLKGSVSGIKFLFTPDLDELLNPSTWLDAGAQVFYSFSLAFGGLISFSSYNSVHNNCEQDAVIISIINGLTSIYAAIVIYSIIGFRATERFDDCLNGNILTLMNVFDLPEGNITESNYDSFLQHLNSTAPAVFQELQLKTCDMQTFLSQGVEGTGLAFIVFTEAITKMPVSPLWSVLFFIMLFCLGLSTMFGSVEGVVAPLQDLNILPKRWPKEAYTGLVCLASFALAIIFAQGSGEYWLALFDSFAGSIPLLIIAFCEMMAVSYIYGIDRFNDDIKFMIGHKPNFFWQATWRLVSPLIVLLIFLFYFVTTVSKELTYIAWDPLSENFPTLVTLSYPAWVYAIIFILSGVPALLIPAVALYKLIRNRCCAKEEKARPAEPDQIQIGDELDRKSSSLH from the exons ATGAAGCTGAAGCTGAAGCTCCCGAACCCGGGTCTGGACGAGCGGATCCCGTCTCACGCCGAGCTGGAGAagctggagctggaggaggCTGGAGAGCGGCCGCAGTGGGACAACAAAGCCCAGTACATGCTGACCTGTGTGGGCTTCTGTGTGGGGCTGGGCAACGTCTGGAGGTTCCCGTACCTCTGCCAGAGCCACGGAGGAG GAGCATTTATGATCCCGTTCCTGATTCTTCTGGTTCTGGAGGGAATCCCGCTGCTGCATCTGGAATTTGCCATCGGACAGAGACTGAGGAAGGGCAGCGTTGGTGTCTGGAGATCCATCAACCCATATTTAGTTGGCGTAG GCATCGCCTCCATGCTGGTGTCCTTCCTGGTGGGCATGTACTACAACACCATCATCGCCTGGGTCATGTGGTACTTCTTCAACTCCTTTCAGGACCCTTTACCCTGGAGCCAGTGTCCCGTCAATGAAAACCGGACAG GGTTTGTGTCTGAGTGCGAGCGCAGTTCGCCCGTGGATTATTTCTGGTACAGAAAGACGCTGAACACCACTCCTGTGATCGAGGACTCCGGAGGTCTTCAGTGGTGGATCGTCTTGTGTCTGTTCTGTGCCTGGACTCTGCTGTGGGTTTGCTGTCTGAGGGGCATCGAGACCACCGGGAAG GCCGTGTACGTGACCTCCACGCTGCCGTACCTGGTCCTGACCATCTTCCTGATCAGAGGACTGACCCTCAAAGGCTCCGTCAGCGGAATCAAGTTCCTCTTCACTCCAGAC CTGGACGAGCTGCTGAACCCGAGCACGTGGCTGGACGCTGGAGCTCAGGTGTTTTACTCCTTCTCTCTGGCCTTCGGTGGACTCATCTCCTTCTCCAGCTACAACTCAGTCCA TAATAACTGTGAGCAGGACGCGGTCATCATCTCCATCATAAACGGCCTGACGTCTATTTACGCAGCCATCGTGATTTACTCCATCATTGGCTTCAGAGCCACGGAGAGGTTTGACGACTGCCTGAACGG AAACATCCTGACGCTGATGAACGTGTTCGATCTGCCGGAGGGAAACATCACGGAGAGCAACTACGACAGCTTTCTTCAGCATCTCAACAGCACAGCTCCAGCCGTCTTTCAGGAGCTCCAGCTGAAGACCTGCGACATGCAGACGTTTCTGAGTCAG GGAGTTGAGGGAACCGGCCTGGCCTTCATCGTCTTCACCGAGGCCATCACTAAGATGCCCGTCTCTCCTCTGTGGTCGGTGCTGTTCTTCATCATGCTCTTCTGCCTGGGGTTGTCCACTATGTTTGGCAGTGTTGAGGGGGTTGTAGCTCCGCTGCAGGACCTGAACATCTTACCCAAGCGCTGGCCGAAGGAGGCCTACACAG GTCTGGTGTGTTTGGCCTCGTTCGCTCTGGCCATCATCTTCGCTCAGGGCTCAGGAGAATATTGGCTGGCTCTGTTCGACAGCTTCGCCGGATCCATTCCTTTGCTGATCATCGCCTTCTGCGAGATGATGGCTGTATCTTACATTTACGGCATCGACAG GTTCAACGATGATATCAAGTTCATGATCGGTCACAAGCCCAACTTCTTTTGGCAGGCCACATGGAGACTGGTCAGTCCTCTCATAGTGCTGCTCATCTTCCTCTTCTACTTCGTCACCACCGTCAGTAAAGAGCTGACCTACATCGCCTGGGACCCGCTGTCG GAGAACTTCCCCACGCTGGTGACCCTGTCGTATCCGGCCTGGGTTTACGCCATCATCTTCATTCTGTCGGGGGTCCCGGCGCTGCTCATTCCTGCCGTGGCTCTCTACAAGCTCATCAGGAACCGCTGCTGCGCTAAAGAAGAGAAAGCCAGGCCTGCGGAGCCGGATCAAATACAGATCGGGGACGAGCTGGACCGGAAGAGCAGCTCGCTCCACTAA
- the LOC122335267 gene encoding sodium-dependent neutral amino acid transporter B(0)AT1-like isoform X2 has product MKLKLKLPNPGLDERIPSHAELEKLELEEAGERPQWDNKAQYMLTCVGFCVGLGNVWRFPYLCQSHGGGAFMIPFLILLVLEGVPLLHLEFAIGQRLRKGSVGVWRSINPYLTGVGIASMLASFIVGMYYNTIMAWVMWYFFNSMQDPLPWSQCPVNANRTGLDPECERSSPVDYFWYRQTLNSSAAIEDSGGLQWWLVLCLFCAWTVLYVCCIRGIETTGKAVYITSTLPYVVLTIFLIRALTLKGSLNGIKFLFTPDVKELLNPSTWLDAGAQVLFSFSLAFGGLISFSSYNSVHNNCEQDAVTISIINGLTSVYSATVIYSIIGFRATENYDACLENNILTLMNVFDLPEGNITESNYDSFINHLNSTAPAVFQELQLKTCDMQTLLSEGVEGTGLAFIVFTEAITKMPVSPLWSVLFFIMLFCLGLSTMFGNIEGVVVPLQDLNLLPKKWPKEVFTGLTCVVSFVVALIFVQSSGNYWLALFDGFAGSIPLLVIALCEIIAVVYVYGIDRFNKDLQFMVGHKPNIFWQVTWRFLSPIILLVILIFYFVTTVSKQLTYSVWDPESDNFPTLKEVNYPGWISGVIFILAGIPSLSIPGLAVIRALWKRCSRDKEKREERSISAKETSVNTIA; this is encoded by the exons ATGAAGCTGAAGCTGAAGCTCCCGAACCCGG GTCTGGACGAGCGGATCCCGTCTCACGCCGAGCTGGAGAagctggagctggaggaggCTGGAGAGCGGCCGCAGTGGGACAACAAAGCCCAGTACATGCTGACCTGTGTGGGCTTCTGTGTGGGGCTGGGCAACGTCTGGAGGTTCCCGTACCTCTGCCAGAGCCACGGAGGAG GAGCGTTTATGATCCCGTTCCTGATTCTCCTGGTTCTGGAGGGAGTCCCTCTGCTTCACCTGGAGTTCGCCATCGGTCAGAGACTGAGGAAGGGCAGCGTCGGCGTCTGGAGGTCCATCAACCCGTACCTGACCGGAGTCG gcATCGCCTCCATGCTGGCCTCCTTCATCGTGGGCATGTACTACAACACCATCATGGCCTGGGTCATGTGGTACTTCTTCAACTCCATGCAGGATCCTTTACCCTGGAGCCAGTGTCCCGTCAACGCCAACAGGACAG GTCTGGATCCGGAGTGCGAGCGCAGTTCGCCGGTGGATTACTTCTGGTACAGACAGACTCTGAACAGCTCAGCGGCGATCGAGGACTCTGGAGGTCTGCAGTGGTGGCTGGTCCTGTGTCTGTTCTGTGCCTGGACCGTCCTGTACGTCTGCTGCATCAGGGGCATCGAGACCACCGGGAAG GCCGTGTACATCACATCCACGTTACCGTACGTGGTTCTCACCATCTTCCTGATACGAGCGCTGACGCTGAAGGGGTCTCTGAACGGAATCAAGTTCCTCTTCACCCCAGAC GTGAAGGAGCTGCTGAACCCGAGCACGTGGCTGGACGCTGGAGCTCAGGTgctcttctccttctctctggCCTTCGGTGGACTCATCTCCTTCTCCAGCTACAACTCAGTCCA TAATAACTGTGAACAGGATGCCGTGACCATCTCCATCATCAACGGCCTGACCTCCGTCTACTCCGCCACCGTCATCTACTCCATCATCGGCTTCAGAGCCACGGAGAACTACGACGCCTGTCTGGAGAA TAACATCCTGACGCTGATGAACGTGTTCGATCTGCCGGAGGGAAACATCACGGAGAGCAACTACGACAGTTTCATTAATCATCTCAACAGCACAGCTCCAGCCGTCTTTCAGGAGCTCCAGCTGAAGACCTGCGACATGCAGACGCTCCTCAGCGAG GGAGTTGAGGGAACCGGCCTGGCCTTCATCGTCTTCACCGAGGCCATCACTAAGATGCCCGTCTCTCCTCTGTGGTCGGTGCTGTTCTTCATCATGCTCTTCTGCCTGGGGTTGTCCACTATGTTCGGAAACATCGAGGGAGTCGTGGTGCCCCTGCAGGACCTGAACCTGCTCCCTAAAAAATGGCCTAAAGAAGTCTTCACTG GTCTGACATGTGTCGTGTCTTTCGTGGTGGCTCTCATATTCGTCCAGTCCTCTGGTAACTACTGGCTGGCTCTGTTCGATGGCTTCGCTGGCTCTATTCCTCTGCTGGTCATCGCCCTCTGCGAGATTATTGCTGTGGTTTACGTCTATGGGATTGACAG GTTTAACAAGGACCTTCAGTTCATGGTGGGACACAAGCCCAACATCTTCTGGCAGGTCACGTGGCGGTTCCTCAGTCCCATCATCCTCCTGGTCATTCTGATCTTCTACTTTGTGACTACAGTCAGCAAACAGCTGACCTACAGCGTCTGGGACCCTGAGTCG GATAATTTCCCCACTCTTAAAGAGGTGAACTATCCCGGCTGGATCAGCGGCGTCATCTTCATCCTGGCCGGCATCCCCAGCCTCAGCATCCCAGGACTCGCCGTCATCCGAGCTCTGTGGAAACGCTGCTCGAGGGACaaggagaagagagaagagcGCAGCATTTCTGCAAAAGAGACCAGCGTGAATACTATAGCCTAG